The genomic region ACATGTGGCTCATCCATCAATCTTATTTTGAAACGCCTCCATTGAATCACAGTTGACCTTAAAAGGAGTAAAAGCTAGAAAGATCAGGTCATTTATTCGGTCGGCGTCGCCTCCTACCGGACTACTCGTTCAAGTTGAATTGAGGCCCAAACGTTATCTTCAGGGGAAAAATCATGGATCGATCCACGTCCGCAATCAACGTGACCAAATCGTGACGGAAACGAAGACCTTGCTATACTAGTAGACCTTCAATTTAATATTGCCTAATGTTAATGTGCTTTCTCAATGTTATCCAGCAACATGCTGAGAAGGCGTATGAAGAAGAAATACATTGTCCGCCTGACGGCGGAGGAGCGCCAGAGCTTGGAAGCTTTGGTGCGCAAAGGCAAAACGGCAGCCTATCGACGCACCCACGCGCAAATACTGCTGTGGGCCGATGAGGGCGATCAAGGCCCGGGCCTGCTGGACAGCGAAGTGGCTGAGACTGTCGGGGTCAACGCACGCACGGTGTCGCGGTTGCGTCAACGCTGTGTAGAGGAAGGCCTCGATGCGGCCTTGGAGCGCAAGCGGCGTATGCGGGAAAAGCGGCGCGTCCTCGACGGTGATGGCGAGGCGCAGTTGGTGGCGCTGATGTGCAGTGAGCCGCCACCGGGGCAATCGCGCTGGACGTTGCATCTGTTGAGCGATCGACTGGTTGAGTTGGGTGTTGTGGAGTCGATTTCGCACGAATCGGTAAGACGCGTTTTAAAAAAACGCCTTTAAACCGTGGCGGAAAGCGATGTGGTGTATTCCGCCCAAACAGAATGCCGCGTTTGTGTGCGCGATGGAGCGCGTCCTGGAGGTTTACAAGCGCCCCTTCGATCCGGACTATCCGGTGGTGTGCATGGACGAAACCAGCGTGCAATGTGTGAGGGAAGTGCGACCTCGCGTGCCGGGCAAGCCCGGGCAAATCGAGCGCTACGATGTGGAGTACGAGCGCAACGGTGTCGCCCACCTGATTCAGTTTTATGCCCCGTTTAGGGGGTGGAGACGGATAGAGGTCGCAGACAATCATGCGGCGCCGCAATGGGCAGAGGGGGTTCGGGCGTTGGTGGAGAAAGACTTTCCGGATGCCCGGCGTATTACCCTGGTCATGGATAACTTAAGCACACATACGGGAG from Methylohalobius crimeensis 10Ki harbors:
- a CDS encoding IS630 family transposase (programmed frameshift) — protein: MKKKYIVRLTAEERQSLEALVRKGKTAAYRRTHAQILLWADEGDQGPGLLDSEVAETVGVNARTVSRLRQRCVEEGLDAALERKRRMREKRRVLDGDGEAQLVALMCSEPPPGQSRWTLHLLSDRLVELGVVESISHESVRRVLKKNAFKPWRKAMWCIPPKQNAAFVCAMERVLEVYKRPFDPDYPVVCMDETSVQCVREVRPRVPGKPGQIERYDVEYERNGVAHLIQFYAPFRGWRRIEVADNHAAPQWAEGVRALVEKDFPDARRITLVMDNLSTHTGASLYKAFEPQVARALLDKLEFVYTPKHGSWLNMAECEFSVLSRQCLDRRLPDRETVRREVEAWAAARNQAAVTVDWRFTTEDARIKLKQLYPTI